Sequence from the Fusobacterium periodonticum ATCC 33693 genome:
TCGTATAAAATTCTTCTCTAAAATATGGATAAATATTTACACTTGTTGAATTAGCACTTGGCATATATATTTCATCAGCATATGAAGCAAGATAGTAATTTTTTCTATTTACATTTTCAAAATATGCTATTACTTTTTTATCTGCTCCTCTTAACATAGATAGTTCTTGTGCCAATTCTTCACTTTGGGCATAGCTTAAACTATTACTATTTAATTTTAAAACTACACCAGATACCTTATCATCAAATGAAAGATTTTTAATATTTGTTAATAGATTATAGAAATTAATTGAATCATCTTCAAATAAACTTGAAGATAATGATCTTTCTCTATAGCTATTAGCTAAATCTATAACAACATAAGCTTTATCTTTTATAACTACCTGTGGTTTCTCCTCAATACTTTTAAAAATTAAACCTATAATAACTCCTATGACTAATAAAAACAAAAATAACTTAATAAAGAATGAAAAAATCTCTTTTATTACGAATAAAATAAACCTTTTTAAATAATGCAAAATTTTCATTTTTTTATACTCCTTACATAAAAACTTCATTATATTCTATATTATTATTTACATTTTAGCAATGCTTTATTAATAAAAAATACTTTGATAAATATTTCTTGCTTTTTTTTTATATTCTGATATAATATAACATATGTTATTTTATAAAAAGGAGGTTTTGTATGATTTCAAGAATTAGAGAGAATTTTGCCCAATTTGTTGAAAGTATGAATATCAAAAAAGAAGAGATTTTAAAGCAAAATAAATTTATCAGTCTTGAAAATCTACTTTCTTTTTATGAAGAAAATAAAAAAATACTTTTAAATAAAAAAGAAAATTTATTGGCTACATTAAATAAATACTTTCCAAATATCAATCTAAAACTTAATTTAGATCTATCTTTTATGGAAAAGTTAGAATTAGATGAGATAAATGAAATAATTGAAAAGTTAGAACAGTTTTATGAAGCTAATTACATTGAACCTGTAGAAAGTCACTTAAGAAGAAAAGTTGTTGAAAAATTAAAAAAAATTATTAAATTTATAAAAAATCTTTTTATAAATTATTCTGATATATTTTTGAATTATACTTCAATTAACTTAAACAAAAAGATTGAAAGAGCTCCCCCTTCTAATTTCTATTTATATTTAAATCAATTATAGAAATGAAATTTTTAAGGAGGATAAATGAAAGGTATAAAAATAGGAAAATATTATATAGAAAAACCAATAGTTCAAGGTGGAATGGGTGTAGGAGTTAGCTGGAATAATCTAGCTGGAACAGTTTCTAAAAATGGTGCTTTAGGTACAATAAGTGGAATTTGTACTGCTTACTATGACAACTTAAAATATTGTACAAAAGTTGTTAATGGTAGACCAGTAGGCGCAGAAGCTTTAAATTCTAAAGAAGCTATGATGGAAATTTTTAAAAATGCTAGAAAAATTTGTGGTGACAAACCTCTAGCTTGTAACATTTTACATGCTATGAATGACTATGCAAAGGTTGTTGAATATGCAATAGAAGCAGGTGCAAATATAATAGTTACAGGTGCAGGGCTTCCTCTAGAATTACCTAAACTTGTTGAAAATCATCCAGATGTTGCAATTGTTCCTATTGTTTCATCTGCTAGAGCTTTGAAAATCATTTGTAAAAAATGGAAGGCTGCTGGAAGATTACCAGATGCAGTTATAGTTGAAGGACCAAAGAGTGGAGGACACCAAGGAGCTAAAGCTGAAGACTTATTCTTACCAGAACATCAATTAGAAAGTGTTGTTCCTGAAGTTAAAGAAGAAAGAGATAAATGGGGAGATTTCCCTATAATTGCTGCAGGAGGAATTTGGGATAATGATGATATCCAAAAAATTATGACTCTTGGGGCTGATGCAGTACAACTAGGTACAAGATTTATTGGAACTTATGAATGTGATGCTAGTGATGTATTTAAAAATATTTTAATAAATGCTAAAAAAGAAGATATAGTTATAGTAAAATCACCTGTAGGTTATCCAGGACGTGCTATAAAAACTGATTTAATTAAAAACTTAGTAGCAGATGACCAAACTGTAAAATGTTACAGTAACTGTGTTGCTCCTTGTAATCTTGGAGAAGGAGCTAGAAAAGTTGGTTTCTGTATAGCAAATTGTTTAAGTGATTCTTATAACGGAAAAGCTGAAACTGGATTATTCTTCTCAGGTGAAAATGGTTATAAAGTAAATAAATTAGTTTCTGTTGAAGAATTAATTAATGAGCTTATGACTCCCAACACAAATGAAAATATATTAAATTTAAAATCAGAAAATGTTGTAGAAAATATTATAAATTTTTAAATTTGTCTGTCATAAATATCCATTTAAAAAAATGATAAAATAGTGAGAAGAATACTTTTTGCTTATTTTATCATTTTTTATTTGTCCAAAAATATAATATAGATTTCATTAATTGCTTTACAAAAATAGCACAATATAATATAATTATTAAATAAATCATTATTTTAAAATGGGGTAATATTAGTTTTTATAAGGAGAATATTTCTAATGAAAAAAGATAAAGAAAGTAAACTTAAAATTCTTCTACCTATATTAGCAATAATAGTAGTGGTAGTATTAATTTTTAATAGATTATTATTCAAGTTAAAAGATCAAGTTGATAGAGTTGCTTTACCAGTTCAAAGTAAAGTTTACAATGTTGCCAATAGAGCTGTTAGTATAAAAGATATAATTTTTTCTTATGAAGATATAATTGCAGAGAATGAAAATTTAAAGAAAGAAAATATGTCTTTAAAAATAGAAAAAATAAGAGATGAAAAAATATATGAAGAAAATGAAAGATTATTAAAACTTTTAGCTATGAAAGAAAATAACCTTTATAAAGGGGAACTAAAATTTGCTAGAGTTAGCTTCAGTGATATCAATAATCTTAACAATAAAATTTATATTGATCTTGGAAAAGAAGATAATGTTAAAGTTAATATGATAGCTGTATATGGTGATTATTTAGTTGGAAAAATCTCTCAAGTCTATGATAATTATTCTGAACTTGAACTTATTACAAACCCTAACTCTATTGTCAGTGCTAGAACTGAGGATGATGTTTTAGGAATTGCTAGAGGTAGTGATGAAGAAAACGGGCTTCTATATTTTCAACCATCAGTATATGAAGATAATCTAACAGTAGGTGATGAAATTTTTACTTCTGGTGTAAGTGATATTTATCCTGAAGGTATAAAAATTGGAAAAATAGAGAAAGTTAATGACAAAGAAAACTATGCTTATAAAATGATAATTTTAAAACCTGGTTTTGAAAATAAAGATTTAAAAGAAGTTATAGTAATAGGACGTGAAAACAAAGTAAACAGACCTATAGTTAAAGAAATTGAAAACGAAAATGAAGAAATAAAAGAAGGAGATATAAAGAAATGAAAAAATTTTTAATAGTATTATTTATATTAGTACAAGGACTTATTTTTGCTGCTGGAAAAAACTTAGCAGATATTAAAACATTGAAATTTGATGTTGTGGAAAAAACAACTATAAAATCTAAAAAGAGAGAAATTAGTTATAAGATTGATTTTATGTTACCTAATAAAATTAAAAAAGAAGTTACAGCTCCAAAATTAAATAAAGGTGAAATATACTTATATGACTATTCAGCAAACCAAAAATATGTATATTTACCAATGTTTAATGAAGTTAGAGAAAGTCAAATAGTAGATGATGAAAATAGAATTATAACGGCTATTAATAAGATTATAGAAGAAGAAAAGAAAAATAAAAATTTCAAACAAAAATATGATGCTAAAGTGGCTCAAACTTTGGATATAGATAAACAAATTAGTATAAATATCGTAACTTATCTTGAAGTTCAAGGTTATATTTTTCCAGAAACTGTTGAAATTAAAGAGTCTGGTACTAAAATAGCAGATGTAAAAATAAGTAATTTACAAATAAATCCTAAATTAGAAGAAAAGATTCTTTTAAATGCTAAAAAATAGATGATGTAAAATGATATTTTTAAGAGGAAAAGGTATTATTATTTCTAAAAAAGATGTAGAAGAGGCTGATAGATATATTGATATATTTATGGAAGACTATGGAAAGGTTTCTACTCTTATAAAAGGTATTAGAAAAAGTAAAAAAAGAGATAAGACAGCTGTGGATATTCTATCCTTAACAGATTTTCAATTTTATAAAAAAAATGATAGCTTAATAATTTCTAACTTCTCAACAGTAAAAGATTATTTAGCTATTAAATCTGATATTGATAAAATTAATATGGCTTTCTATATATTCTCTATTCTAAATCAAATTTTAGTTGAAAATGGTAGAAATAGAAAATTATATGAAGTTTTAGAGAAAACTCTAGACTATCTAAATAGTTCAGAGGACAATAGAAAAAATTATCTTCTACTCCTATATTTTCTATATATAGTTATAAAAGAAGAAGGAATTTCAATAGAGGGTGATATCAATGAACTACAATTTGAAGTACCAGAGCAAAAAAAAATTAACTTAGACGAAACTAGCAAAAGGATACTAGAATATCTTTTTGAAGATAAATTAAAAATCGTTATAAATGATGAAAACTTTAAGATTAATTCAGTTAAAAAAGCTATATTAGTATTAGAAAATTATATAAACTCTAATTTAGATACTAATATAAATGCTAAAAAAATGTTATGGGGGGCTTTATTATGGTAAATTCTATAAAAATAACTGACTATATTACAGAAGATTTAATAGATTTAGATCTAAAATCAAAGAATAGAGATGAGATTTTAGTAGAGTTATCAAAATTATTAGAAAAATCAGACAATATTATAGGCGAAGAAAATGACATTCACAAGGCTTTAGTTGACAGAGAAAAATTAGGAAGCACTGGAATAGGTAAAGGTGTTGCTATTCCTCATGCTAAAACTGAAAGTGCTAAAAGTCTTACTGTTGCTTTTGGTGTTAGTAGAGAAGGAATTGACTTTAATTCTTTGGATGAAGAAGATGTACATCTATTTTTTGTATTTGCTTCTCCTAATAAGGATAGTCATATATATTTAAAGGTTTTAGCTAGAATTTCAAGGCTTATAAGAGAGGAAGACTTTAGAGAAGCCTTATTTAACTGTAAAACAGCTAAAGAAGTCATAGAATGTATAAAAGAAAAAGAAGAGTAGGAGGTTTTTATAAGAAATGAAGTGTCCTTTTTGTAGTTCAGAAGATACAAAAGTAGTTGATAGCAGAACGACGATAGATGGCTCTACAAAGAGAAGAAGGGAATGTAATAATTGCCTTAAAAGATTTAGTACCTATGAAAGATTTGAAGAAAGTCAAATATATGTAGTAAAAAAAGATAACAGACGTGTTAAATATGATAGAGAAAAACTTTTAAGAGGTCTTACTTTTGCAACTGTAAAAAGAAATATAAGCAGAGAAGAGCTTGAAAAAATAATTTCTGATATAGAAAGAGGACTCCAAAACTCTTTAGTTAGTGAAATAAGTAGTAAAGACTTAGGAGAAAAGGTTCTAGAAAAGTTAAGAGTTCTAGATCAAGTTGCCTATGTTAGATTTGCTTCTGTATATAAGGAATTTGATGATATTAAATCTTTTATAGAAATTGTTGAACAAATAAAAAAGATTAAAGGAGAAATTTTATAATAATGAAAATTATTTTTATGGGTACACCTACATTTGCTCTTCCAAGTTTGGAAAAGTTAAATGCTAGATATGAACTTTTATCAGTATTCACAAAAATTGATAAAGTCAATGCTAGAGGGAATAAAATAATCTATTCACCAATAAAAGATTTTGCTCTAGCCAATAATTTAAAAATTTACCAACCAGAAAATTTTAAAGATAATGCTTTAATAGAAGAAATCAGAGCTATGGAGCCTGATTTAATAGTTGTTGTAGCCTATGGAAAAATTTTACCTAAAGAAGTTTTAGATATTCCAAAGTATGGAGTTATTAACTTACATTCTTCATTACTACCTAGATTTAGAGGAGCTGCCCCTATCAATGCTGCAATAATACATGGAGATAGTAAAAGTGGAGTATCTATAATGTATGTTGAAGAAGAATTAGATGCTGGACCTGTTATACTTCAAAAGGAAACAGAAATTTCAGATGAAGATACTTTCTTAACTTTACATGATAGATTAAAAGATATGGGTGCAGATTTACTAATTGATGCAATTGAGCTTATAAAAGATAATAAAGTTAATGTTAAAGTTCAAGATAAGAATTTAGTTACTTTTGTAAAACCTTTTAAAAAGGAAGATTGTAAAATAGATTGGTCTAAAACAAGCAGAGAAATATTTAACTTTATAAGAGGGATGAACCCTGTTCCAACTGCTTTTTCTATGCTTGATAACTCTATCATAAAGATATATGAAACAAAAATTTATGATAAAACTTATGACAAAGCAAGTTGTGGAGAAGTTGTGGAATACCTAAAAGGCAAAGGAGTTGTAGTAAAAACAGCTGATGGTAGTCTTATAATAACATCTGCTAAACCAGAAAATAAGAAACAAATA
This genomic interval carries:
- a CDS encoding NAD(P)H-dependent flavin oxidoreductase: MKGIKIGKYYIEKPIVQGGMGVGVSWNNLAGTVSKNGALGTISGICTAYYDNLKYCTKVVNGRPVGAEALNSKEAMMEIFKNARKICGDKPLACNILHAMNDYAKVVEYAIEAGANIIVTGAGLPLELPKLVENHPDVAIVPIVSSARALKIICKKWKAAGRLPDAVIVEGPKSGGHQGAKAEDLFLPEHQLESVVPEVKEERDKWGDFPIIAAGGIWDNDDIQKIMTLGADAVQLGTRFIGTYECDASDVFKNILINAKKEDIVIVKSPVGYPGRAIKTDLIKNLVADDQTVKCYSNCVAPCNLGEGARKVGFCIANCLSDSYNGKAETGLFFSGENGYKVNKLVSVEELINELMTPNTNENILNLKSENVVENIINF
- the mreC gene encoding rod shape-determining protein MreC, with the protein product MKKDKESKLKILLPILAIIVVVVLIFNRLLFKLKDQVDRVALPVQSKVYNVANRAVSIKDIIFSYEDIIAENENLKKENMSLKIEKIRDEKIYEENERLLKLLAMKENNLYKGELKFARVSFSDINNLNNKIYIDLGKEDNVKVNMIAVYGDYLVGKISQVYDNYSELELITNPNSIVSARTEDDVLGIARGSDEENGLLYFQPSVYEDNLTVGDEIFTSGVSDIYPEGIKIGKIEKVNDKENYAYKMIILKPGFENKDLKEVIVIGRENKVNRPIVKEIENENEEIKEGDIKK
- a CDS encoding LolA family protein; the protein is MKKFLIVLFILVQGLIFAAGKNLADIKTLKFDVVEKTTIKSKKREISYKIDFMLPNKIKKEVTAPKLNKGEIYLYDYSANQKYVYLPMFNEVRESQIVDDENRIITAINKIIEEEKKNKNFKQKYDAKVAQTLDIDKQISINIVTYLEVQGYIFPETVEIKESGTKIADVKISNLQINPKLEEKILLNAKK
- the recO gene encoding DNA repair protein RecO; this translates as MIFLRGKGIIISKKDVEEADRYIDIFMEDYGKVSTLIKGIRKSKKRDKTAVDILSLTDFQFYKKNDSLIISNFSTVKDYLAIKSDIDKINMAFYIFSILNQILVENGRNRKLYEVLEKTLDYLNSSEDNRKNYLLLLYFLYIVIKEEGISIEGDINELQFEVPEQKKINLDETSKRILEYLFEDKLKIVINDENFKINSVKKAILVLENYINSNLDTNINAKKMLWGALLW
- a CDS encoding PTS sugar transporter subunit IIA, which gives rise to MVNSIKITDYITEDLIDLDLKSKNRDEILVELSKLLEKSDNIIGEENDIHKALVDREKLGSTGIGKGVAIPHAKTESAKSLTVAFGVSREGIDFNSLDEEDVHLFFVFASPNKDSHIYLKVLARISRLIREEDFREALFNCKTAKEVIECIKEKEE
- the nrdR gene encoding transcriptional regulator NrdR translates to MKCPFCSSEDTKVVDSRTTIDGSTKRRRECNNCLKRFSTYERFEESQIYVVKKDNRRVKYDREKLLRGLTFATVKRNISREELEKIISDIERGLQNSLVSEISSKDLGEKVLEKLRVLDQVAYVRFASVYKEFDDIKSFIEIVEQIKKIKGEIL
- the fmt gene encoding methionyl-tRNA formyltransferase, encoding MKIIFMGTPTFALPSLEKLNARYELLSVFTKIDKVNARGNKIIYSPIKDFALANNLKIYQPENFKDNALIEEIRAMEPDLIVVVAYGKILPKEVLDIPKYGVINLHSSLLPRFRGAAPINAAIIHGDSKSGVSIMYVEEELDAGPVILQKETEISDEDTFLTLHDRLKDMGADLLIDAIELIKDNKVNVKVQDKNLVTFVKPFKKEDCKIDWSKTSREIFNFIRGMNPVPTAFSMLDNSIIKIYETKIYDKTYDKASCGEVVEYLKGKGVVVKTADGSLIITSAKPENKKQISGVDLINGKFLKIGEKLC